In Halobacillus amylolyticus, the following proteins share a genomic window:
- a CDS encoding YwpF-like family protein, which translates to MKTFKLVSLDIVEEKNEDLTQRRIKLYDGLIINREDDKGRWVVEAYVDRDYDEYFQTILEHEEELMIQVKITKSSNRLATFLVKVIDTNIIGDHMNVIFMGSIVDRQREQIEKVLKILMDEGFQGDELLEEFKRRGDKQRE; encoded by the coding sequence GTGAAAACGTTTAAGCTTGTGTCGCTTGATATCGTGGAGGAAAAAAATGAAGATCTAACCCAACGGAGAATCAAGTTATACGACGGGCTAATCATTAACCGTGAAGATGATAAGGGGCGCTGGGTCGTTGAAGCCTATGTCGATCGTGATTACGATGAATATTTTCAAACGATTCTTGAACATGAGGAAGAATTAATGATTCAAGTGAAGATAACTAAGAGCAGTAATCGTTTGGCGACCTTTCTCGTGAAGGTTATTGATACTAATATAATTGGAGATCATATGAATGTTATCTTTATGGGGAGCATTGTCGATCGTCAAAGAGAACAAATAGAAAAAGTGTTAAAGATTCTTATGGATGAAGGATTTCAAGGTGACGAATTACTCGAAGAATTCAAACGTCGTGGCGATAAACAGAGAGAATAA
- a CDS encoding aspartyl-phosphate phosphatase Spo0E family protein yields MKIDQQDQLTLRIEELRNRMTETAIKEGFSSAKSVRMSQELDHLLNQIQQKKDA; encoded by the coding sequence ATGAAAATAGATCAGCAAGATCAACTCACATTAAGAATAGAAGAGTTACGTAATCGTATGACAGAGACAGCTATAAAAGAAGGATTTTCAAGTGCTAAATCGGTGCGAATGAGTCAAGAACTAGATCATTTACTGAATCAAATACAACAAAAAAAGGATGCATAA
- a CDS encoding YvrJ family protein, with protein MDTWLPFLTDVGFPIAVTFYLLHRIEGKLDDLIETIHHLPDKVKG; from the coding sequence GTGGACACATGGCTTCCGTTCTTGACAGATGTCGGGTTCCCAATAGCGGTAACTTTTTATTTATTGCACCGTATAGAAGGGAAACTTGATGATCTGATTGAAACGATCCACCATCTTCCTGATAAAGTGAAAGGATAA
- a CDS encoding YjcZ family sporulation protein, which translates to MYGSNLYQCRCGGCGGRGQGNNFTLIVVLFILLIIVGAAIYC; encoded by the coding sequence ATGTACGGAAGCAACCTTTATCAATGTAGATGTGGTGGCTGTGGCGGCAGAGGTCAAGGCAATAACTTCACCCTTATCGTAGTCCTCTTTATCCTATTAATCATTGTAGGTGCGGCAATTTATTGTTGA
- a CDS encoding DUF1659 domain-containing protein has translation MAVTADKVNTQLQLVFENGTDEKGNVKFRTKSFNNVKMEATSEQLYKVATALAPLQQRLLSTIERNDSSILVDL, from the coding sequence ATGGCGGTAACAGCGGATAAGGTAAACACTCAGCTACAACTTGTATTTGAAAACGGGACAGACGAGAAGGGTAATGTTAAATTCCGTACAAAGTCTTTCAATAACGTCAAGATGGAGGCAACATCAGAGCAGTTGTATAAAGTGGCAACTGCATTAGCTCCTCTGCAACAACGTTTGCTATCAACAATTGAACGCAACGATTCATCCATTTTAGTTGATCTATAA
- a CDS encoding TrkH family potassium uptake protein, which yields MWVRKRSLRWLNKLSPFQLIALFYLFAVTISSILIALPVAHEPGVNLAFIDILFTAVSAVSVTGLTTVSTVETFNTTGIFILAFVLQFGGIGVMTLGTMIWLVLGKKIGMKERRLIMADQNQTSFQGMVRMVKQIVIVVLIIELIGFLILGTYYLQYYEPAEAYLHGFFSSISATTNGGFDITGQSLIPFKNDYFVQFIHMVLIIAGAIGFPVLIEVKQYLFKPTTKRVQFSLFAKLTSFTFFALVVFGALMIAILEFNHFFADKDWHEILFFSLFQSVTTRSGGLATMDINEFAEHTQLFMSALMFIGASPSSVGGGIRTTTFALVIIFVLTFARGESTIKIFKREVHNEDLNRAVAVTIMAVLTCFVAVLVLTISEPYSLKAIIFEVCSAFGTTGLSLGITAGLSPFGKVVLMLLMFIGRIGILTFLFTLKKDRKASNYHYPKERIIIG from the coding sequence ATGTGGGTGCGAAAACGTAGCCTGCGGTGGCTTAACAAGCTTTCACCATTTCAGTTGATAGCGTTGTTCTATCTATTTGCAGTGACGATTTCATCAATTTTAATAGCTCTGCCTGTCGCACATGAACCTGGTGTTAATCTTGCGTTTATTGATATTTTATTTACTGCAGTAAGTGCGGTGAGTGTAACCGGTCTCACAACAGTCTCTACGGTAGAGACATTTAATACGACTGGTATTTTTATTTTGGCTTTTGTGCTGCAATTTGGCGGCATAGGCGTTATGACCCTTGGGACAATGATTTGGCTTGTCTTAGGGAAAAAAATAGGAATGAAAGAAAGACGGCTCATCATGGCTGATCAAAACCAGACTTCCTTCCAGGGAATGGTCCGAATGGTTAAACAGATCGTCATTGTTGTGTTAATTATTGAATTAATAGGTTTTCTAATATTAGGAACGTATTATTTACAATATTATGAGCCTGCAGAAGCTTATTTACACGGGTTTTTCAGTTCGATTAGCGCTACAACAAATGGTGGTTTTGATATTACAGGACAGTCATTAATTCCCTTTAAAAATGATTATTTTGTTCAATTTATCCATATGGTGTTAATCATTGCAGGAGCTATTGGATTCCCTGTTCTTATTGAAGTGAAGCAGTATCTTTTTAAGCCGACCACTAAAAGGGTACAATTTTCTTTATTTGCTAAGCTTACATCCTTCACGTTTTTTGCATTAGTTGTGTTTGGTGCCTTAATGATTGCTATCTTAGAATTCAATCATTTTTTTGCCGACAAAGATTGGCATGAGATTTTATTTTTTTCCCTTTTTCAATCCGTTACCACAAGGAGCGGTGGCTTGGCGACTATGGACATCAACGAATTTGCAGAGCATACCCAACTATTCATGTCTGCATTAATGTTTATCGGGGCTTCCCCAAGTAGTGTCGGGGGAGGAATTCGAACAACGACCTTCGCTTTAGTTATTATCTTTGTACTAACCTTTGCAAGGGGTGAGAGTACCATTAAGATTTTTAAAAGAGAGGTCCATAACGAGGATTTAAACCGTGCAGTTGCCGTTACAATTATGGCGGTTCTAACCTGCTTTGTTGCTGTTCTTGTGTTAACGATTAGTGAACCTTACTCTTTAAAGGCAATCATTTTTGAAGTGTGTTCGGCATTCGGAACAACGGGGTTATCGCTTGGGATTACGGCAGGGCTGTCTCCGTTTGGTAAAGTCGTCCTCATGCTGTTGATGTTTATAGGGCGTATTGGGATACTAACCTTTTTGTTCACCTTGAAAAAAGATAGAAAGGCAAGTAATTATCACTATCCAAAAGAGAGAATTATTATTGGATAG
- a CDS encoding DUF2922 domain-containing protein, whose translation MKKLELKFLNEEGSTVTISLDEPVEPTDQIAIHAAMDAIIAESCFYSSGGNLVEKKQARIVERNVFDIEL comes from the coding sequence ATGAAAAAGCTTGAACTCAAATTTCTTAATGAAGAGGGAAGTACTGTAACGATTTCGCTTGATGAACCAGTTGAACCAACTGACCAGATAGCTATTCATGCTGCAATGGATGCGATAATCGCTGAAAGCTGCTTTTACTCAAGCGGTGGCAATTTAGTAGAGAAAAAGCAGGCACGAATTGTAGAGCGTAACGTATTCGATATTGAATTATAG
- the moaA gene encoding GTP 3',8-cyclase MoaA has translation MVNYVLDKYDRPMKDLRISVIDQCNFRCTYCMPAEIFGDDFRFMPAKELLSFDEIVRLVEIFAKFGTEKVRLTGGEPLMRKNMDQLVSRLKQIDGINDIAITTNAIFLVKQAQKLKEAGLDRVNVSLDAIEDEVFKQTNGRGIKTSPVLKGIEAARKAGLAIKINMVVKKGMNESQILPMARYFKETGDTLRFIEFMDVGNHNGWNLDTVVSKKEIVDEINQEMPLEPLDANYFGEVATRYKYKDSDAEIGIISSVSDAFCSSCTRVRLSADGKLYTCLFASEGYDIRQMLRSHMSDHEIILYLIKIWTKRDDQYSVERAEGKPQKEKIEMSYIGG, from the coding sequence ATGGTCAACTATGTTTTAGACAAGTACGATCGCCCAATGAAAGATTTAAGAATTTCTGTAATAGATCAGTGTAATTTTAGGTGTACATATTGTATGCCTGCGGAGATTTTTGGTGATGATTTCCGGTTTATGCCTGCTAAGGAATTACTGAGTTTCGATGAAATTGTACGACTGGTGGAGATTTTTGCTAAATTTGGAACAGAAAAGGTTCGGTTAACTGGCGGTGAACCGTTAATGAGAAAGAATATGGATCAGTTAGTGTCTCGACTCAAGCAAATCGATGGGATAAATGATATAGCCATTACGACGAATGCTATATTTTTAGTTAAGCAAGCACAGAAATTGAAGGAGGCGGGGCTTGACCGTGTAAATGTTAGTTTAGACGCCATTGAAGATGAAGTGTTTAAACAAACGAACGGCCGCGGTATCAAGACCAGTCCGGTACTAAAAGGAATTGAAGCTGCTCGTAAAGCAGGGCTTGCGATTAAGATAAATATGGTTGTGAAAAAAGGGATGAATGAGAGTCAAATCCTGCCGATGGCGAGGTATTTCAAAGAGACGGGGGACACCTTAAGGTTCATTGAATTTATGGATGTCGGCAATCACAATGGCTGGAATCTGGATACAGTTGTTTCGAAAAAAGAGATCGTGGATGAAATTAATCAAGAAATGCCGCTTGAACCATTAGATGCTAATTATTTTGGCGAGGTGGCAACGAGATACAAGTATAAAGATAGTGATGCCGAAATTGGAATTATTTCTTCTGTATCAGACGCATTCTGCAGTAGTTGTACACGTGTAAGATTATCAGCAGATGGTAAACTATATACATGTTTATTTGCTAGTGAAGGCTATGATATTAGACAGATGTTAAGAAGCCATATGAGTGATCATGAAATTATCTTGTATCTAATTAAAATATGGACGAAACGTGATGATCAATATTCCGTAGAAAGGGCAGAAGGAAAACCTCAAAAGGAAAAGATTGAAATGTCTTATATTGGCGGTTAG
- the lepB gene encoding signal peptidase I codes for MSEQAKKEWLEWIKAIAIAIVLAFILRTFFFATSIVEGSSMDPTLESGERVMFNKIIYYVDEPAYGDVVIIERPMKNYVKRVIGKPNDTIEVRNHQLYIDGQKKEQNFLSQEAIMATRDFGPVKVPDDTYFVMGDNRSISKDSRNGLGFIKEEEIIGRTELIIYPFDEISLT; via the coding sequence TTGTCTGAACAAGCTAAAAAAGAATGGTTAGAATGGATTAAAGCGATAGCCATCGCTATTGTTCTTGCCTTTATTTTACGTACTTTCTTTTTCGCCACTTCCATCGTTGAAGGTTCCAGCATGGATCCTACACTTGAGAGCGGTGAACGAGTGATGTTTAATAAGATTATTTATTACGTTGATGAGCCCGCCTATGGAGATGTTGTAATCATTGAACGGCCTATGAAGAATTATGTAAAAAGGGTCATTGGAAAACCAAATGATACAATAGAAGTTCGAAACCACCAGTTATATATTGACGGTCAAAAAAAAGAACAGAATTTTTTAAGTCAAGAAGCCATTATGGCGACAAGAGATTTCGGCCCTGTTAAAGTTCCCGACGACACTTATTTCGTAATGGGTGATAATCGTTCAATCAGTAAAGACAGCCGTAATGGACTGGGATTTATTAAGGAAGAAGAAATTATCGGCAGAACAGAACTTATTATTTACCCATTTGATGAAATCAGTTTAACTTAA